The genomic stretch GCCGCAACAGCGCCAGTGGAACGGTGGCGACCGCGCCGCGCGCCCGGATCGCGGTGCGCGCCCTGACCGCGGCCAGTGGAATGGCGGCGATCGTGGGCGTCCGGACGGCGGCCAGTTCAACGGCGGCAATCGCGGCCCGCGCCCCGATGGCCAGTGGAACGGCAACCGCGACGGGCGCGGCGATCGCAACCAGTGGAATGGCGGCAATCGCGGCCAATATGATCGCGGCAATCCCGGCTGGAACGGCGGGCGCGGCCAATATGACCGCAACAACCGCAGCTGGAACGATCGCAACGGCGGCCGCTGGAACAACAGCTGGCGCAACGACCGCCGCTATGACTGGCGCGGCTATCGCACCAGCAACCGCAGCCTCTATCGCCTGCCGCGCTACTATGCCCCCAATGGCTGGGGCTATGGCTATCGCCGCTTCTCGATCGGGTTCACGCTCAATTCGATCCTGTTCTCGCAGCAATATTGGATCAACGATCCCTATTATTACCGGCTTCCCGAAGTCGACGGCCCGTATCGCTGGGTGCGCTATTACAATGACGCGCTGCTCGTCGAT from Sphingomonas hengshuiensis encodes the following:
- a CDS encoding RcnB family protein — its product is MKKALLAAIIAATALVPPALAQDRGERGRGNRADSGASSGQQSRPDRGQWRQSAPQRDRAPQPQRQWNGGDRGPQRQPQAQPQQQPQAAPQQRQWNGGDRAARPDRGARPDRGQWNGGDRGRPDGGQFNGGNRGPRPDGQWNGNRDGRGDRNQWNGGNRGQYDRGNPGWNGGRGQYDRNNRSWNDRNGGRWNNSWRNDRRYDWRGYRTSNRSLYRLPRYYAPNGWGYGYRRFSIGFTLNSILFSQQYWINDPYYYRLPEVDGPYRWVRYYNDALLVDIYTGQVVDTIYDIFW